Below is a genomic region from Rouxiella chamberiensis.
TGACCGGTATCGGCAGTCAGGGCGTGGTGCTCGGCATGCAGCATCTTCCCGATGCGTGGAAATGGAAGTTTGTCGACTACACCGCCTCGACCCAAACGCCGCCGCCGCGCGCGTCGACACTGCGCGTGTCACGCCACGACAATGCCCGTTTCCTGCTCGACTGCGGCATTCTCGACGTCAGGGAAGAGGCGGGCGAGTTGCTTATCGATACAACGCAAGGTCCGCTGCGCTACGATTTTCTGATTGCCGCCACCGGCTTTTCAAATGATTTTACGGGGCGTCCGGAATTTGCCGCGCTGGCGGCGCACATTCGCAGCTGGGCCGATAATCGCTATACCCCCGATATGGGCACACCTCGCACCAATATGCTGGAAGCGCCGGATCTTGGCCCGTCCTTCGAGTTTCAGGAGCGCGTGGCGGGAGAGTGCCCGATGCTGGCCCATATTCACTGCTTCAATGACGCCGCGATGCTGAGCCACGGCAAGGTTTCCGGTGATATTCCGGCCGTAAGCGCCGGTGCCGAAAGACTGGTGCGCGGTATTGCCGCGTCGCTGTTTGCCGACGATGTCGACACGCATTTTGCCAATCTGGTTGCCTACGACAACCCTGAACTTCAGGGCGACGAATGGACGGATTCCACCCCTTTGCTGAAACAGGAGCGCGCGTTGTGATTGACGCCATTGACAAGGCTGCCGGTCTTTCGCCGGATGATGCCATTTATAAAGCACGACGTTTTCGCCCGGAATTCGTCGAAGGAGCCGAACTGTGCCGTCTATCGGTGCTGTCGCCCAAAGACGATCAGGGACTAGCCCCCGACCTGCGCACCGCGCTGGCGCTGCGTATGGCCACGTTGAACGCCGATGAAAATCTGATGCAAACCTATGAGGCGCAGCTCGCCTCGCTCAATCCTTCTTCATCGCTGCGCGAACTCGCGAAGGGAAGTGAGAGTCTGCCGCAACCTTTGGCGACGCTGGCGCGTCATGTGGATTTTGTCACCTTGACGCCAAGTCAGGCCGAAGCCGCCGACATCACGCGGCTCGAGCAGGCAGGCTTCAACAACGGGCAGATAGTGGCGCTTTCCGAGCTGATTGCCTACGTCAATTTTGAAACGCGCGTAGCCACCGGCCTGCGCCTGTTGGGGTTGGCATGATTCCTTTAGTGACATTAAAGCCGCTGAACTGGCATCCGCACATCGCGCCCGTCAGTCTTGATACCGCTCGCGCGGATCAGCTCGAGGCGATGAAGGTGACGCCATCCAATAAAAAGGTGTCGGACTATGTGCGCACGCTGGCTCATGATCCGCAAAGCTATGTGGCGCGCACCGTGCTGTTCAACGCCATCATGTATGTCGAAGGCGGCCTGAACCGTGCCGATCGCGAGTTGGGTGCGCTGGGTGCCTCGATTATCAACGGCTGTAAATATTGTGCAGTAGTACACGCCCGTCGCCACGCGCAGCTGACCAAGAGTGAAAAAGTGGTGTCGGCGCTGTATTTCGACAAGGCAGAAACACTCGCTCCGCGCGATGCCGCCATTTACCGCTTTGCCCGTCGGCTTTCGGTTACGCCTTCCGTGGCCACGAAAGAAGACATCGCCGCACTGCGCGACGTCGGCATGAACGACGTTGAAATTATCGACCTTATTCACGCCATTTCTATTTTTGGCTGGGCCAATCGCCTGATGCACGTACTCGGCCATGCCGACAGCGAAAAATCATAGGACACCCACGAACATGCTGGAACTCAATAACATCAAGCTGTCGTACGGCAGCACGCCGATTTTGAAAGGCGTCAATCTGTCAGTGAAGCGCGGCGATGTGGTATCGATTATCGGGCCAAGCGGCACCGGCAAGACGACGCTGCTGCGTTGCATCAACTATCTGGCCAGACCGGAATCCGGCAGCATCACGTTTGACCAGATAAACATGGATTATCGGTCTGCGGACAAGCGCGCCATTCAGGCGATTCGCCTGCGCACGGCGATGGTATTCCAGCAGTTCAACGTGTTTAAAAACATGACCGTACTGCAAAATGTGATGGACCCGCTGATGGTCGTGCAGGGGAAATCGCGTGACGAAGCGCGGAAAATTGCGCACGAAGAACTGGAGCGCGTGGGGCTTTCTGCAAAAAGCGACAACTATCCGTCGCAGCTTTCCGGTGGCCAGTTGCAGCGTACCGGTATCGCACGTGCCCTGGCGGTGCGCCCCGACGTTATCCTGTTTGACGAACCGACCTCGTCGCTCGACCCCGAGCTGGTGGGGGAAGTATTGAAAGTTATAAAAGATGTGACCTCATCGGGCATTACGTCCCTGCTGGTCACCCACGAAATGCAGTTTGCGAAAAGCGTTTCCAACCGGATTGTCTTTATGGATCAGGGCGTGGTAGCCGCACAGGGGACGCCGACAGAGATGTTCGACACGCCTGCGAATCCACGACTCGCTCAATTTCTTAATTCTGAACACGCCGTTTAACACTAAAAGGATATCAGGACATGCATTCAATCAAATCTTCTCTGCGCCGTGGTTTTGGTCTGGCGCTGTTGGGCGGCGCGGCTTTAGTCATGACGGCAGGCACCAGCTTCGCCGACACGGCGGTGCGTACCATTAAAATCGCGACGGCGGCCGAGTCGAAACCCTTGTCATGGGGCGCTATCGGCGTCGAGCCGCAGGGTTATGAACCCGATGTGCTGAAAGCCATCAATGCCAAGCTGCCGCAGTACAAATTCCAGATGGTGGGCGCGGCGGATATCGCGCAGGAAACGGGTCTGGTCACCGGCAAATATGACATGGCGACCGGCGGTTTCTACAAAGCGCCAGCCCGCAGCAAACAGTTTCTTATCCCGGACAGCCCGATGGGCGCAAGCCTGATGAAAATCTACAGCCGCAAGGATAGCAATATCAACGGCATGAAGGATCTGGTGGGCAAAAACATCGTGCCCGTGACCGCAGGCGGCGGCGTGTACAAGTTCGTTACCCAGTGGCAGCAGGACAACCCGGGCGACAAAGTCACCATCAAGGCATCAAGCGCCGGTATTCCTTATCCGGATCGTCTGAAAGAAGTGCAGAGCGGCAAATACGATGCGCTGATTCTGCCTTCCAACCTCGGCGAGCAGACCGTTATCGATAATCAGAAACTCGACATCAAGGCGAGTGAGCCGGTTTCCATCAACAACACTTACGTGCTTATCCATCGTTCGGATGAAAACAAGGCGTTGAACGATGACATCAACAAGGCGCTGAAAGAGCTTAAAGATGATGGCACGCTGGATAAAATCGCGCAGAAATGGTTCGGCGAAGACGTCGTTCGTTACATGAAGTAAAAATAAGGTCATGGACTTTCCCCGATTGCCGCGAGGTATCGGGGAACCGGAGCCGAGGCTGAAATTGCATTTAGGAGTGTTTCAACGTGGATCTCACTACAATGATTCCCGAGCTGCTGTCGGCGTTACCGCTGACGCTCGCGATTATGTTTGTGGCTCTCATTGCCGGTTTCTGCCTGGCTCTTGTGGCGACCACTTTCCGGGTGCGCAGAGTGCCGGTGATTAGCCAAATCGCCGACCTTTACGTGTCTTATGCCCGAAGTGTTCCTGTCGTGCTCCAGCTGTTTGTGGCGTTTTACGGATTGCCGATGCTGGCGGATGTGCTGCATGTGGAAGACGTCTTTACGGCGACTATCGCCTCGATGGTCGGGCTGAGCCTGTATCACGGCGGCTATCTTTCCGAAGTCATGCGACCGGCCTATCTGGCGGTGGAGCGCGGACAGCACGATGCCGCCGACAGCATGGGCTACAGTTTTCGCCAGAAGCTGACGCGAATTGTCGTACCGCAGGCGCTGCACATCGGCTTGCCGGGTTACGGCAATTCGATTATCTACCTGATTCACAATGTGGCGCTGGTGATGTATATCGGCGCGGCCGACGTCATGGCGACGGCGCACCTGATTATGGAACGCGATTACAACCAGTATCAGTTCGGCACTTATCTGGTGCTGGCGGTGCTGTACTCCCTGCTGTGTCTGATTGCCTGGCTGATTGTGCGCGTCTTCGAGCGCCGCAGTGCAAAGTACACGTCGAAAACGGCGCAAACCAAGATAAAGCTCACGCCGAGCGTCTGACAGAGAGAGTGATTGACTATGTTTGATTTGGATGTGTTGCTGCCGGATTTCTGGAGCATCCTGGACGCCGTGCCCGTTACGCTTGCGATGGCGTTGACCATTTTTATCTTCTCGACTCTGGTCGGCGGCCTGTTTGCGTTTATCGAGCATCGCCGTTTCCCGGTGCTGCGCCAGTTTGTCATCGGCTATAAGGTGGTGTTCAAGGGCGTGCCGATGGTGGTGGCTATTTTTCTCGCCTATTACGGATTGCCGCCTGCGCTGCATTTCGTCGCCTCGCTGTTTGGCATTGAGGTGAACGGGCATTCATTGCCGAACTGGGTGATCATTATTGTTGCTCTTAGCGCCTGTGTCGCGGCGTTTCAGGCCGAAGTGGTGAAAGGGGCGCTGAACTCGTTCGACAGCGGGCAATCCGATGCCGCCCATTCGCTGGGTTATACTCAGGGCCAGTTATTTCGTCGAGTTCTCTTTCCGCAAATTATCGTGTCGGCCATACCCGATCTCGCCAACGCATTCATGGTTATCATGAAAGCGCTGTCGCTGGCCTTCGCCATCGAAGTGGTGGATATCTTTGCGCAGGCGCAGTTGACTGCCGCGCTGAATTTCTACTATCTCGAAGCGTTTATTATTGCTGCGTTGTTCTACATGGTGATTGCCTACGTGGTGACCAAAATCGCCGACATTCTCGAGGCAAGATTGCGGGTCAGAACCTGATAATCGATTCGGCAGGGAAGCCGAATCCTTCTCGCTATTTCAGTGACTGAACGCGGTTTAGCTGCACAGGAAAACTTGCCACCAGCCAATCGATAAATACCCTCAGTCGGTGGGTGAGGTGGCGGTTTTGCGGATACACCACGTGAAAGGGGTAAACCGGCGGTCGCCAGTCCCGCAAAATCTCCACCAGCCTGCCAGATTGCAGCCCCGGCGCGGCGCAATAACTGAAGGTCTGAATAATGCCGATGCCCGCCAACCCGGCGGCCAGATGCGCATTGCTTTCATTGACGCCCAATCGATGCTCCGATTTCATCTCGCTTAACGTGTTGTTTTTCATGAATTTGAAAGGCACCGCGCGGCTGTTGTGATGGGTCACGTAACTCACCAGCCGATGCCCGTTGTTAAGCTCTTCGGGATACGCCGGTACGCCGTAGTTTTTTAGATAGGCGGGTGAAGCGCAGGTTATCATTTCCGCATTGCCAATCGAGCGAGCGACCAGAGACGAGTTATCCAGCTTGCCGCCTCGAATCACGCAGTCCACATGATTACCGATCAGGTCGACATGATTATCTGACACGCCAAGGTCGACAATAATATCGGGATAACGGGCGATAAAATCCGGCAGCGCCGGAATAAGAATATCGGTCGCCGTAGACGAACCAATATTGATACGCAGCGTTCCACGCGGCTTGCTGCGTGCTGCATTTAATGAGGCATCAATATCTTCGAGGTCGGTAATGACCCGCAAGGTCTGGTCATAATAATCCTGTCCTTCGGGCGTGACCGTCACACGTCGAGTGGTACGCTGCAATAATCTTGTGCCCAGATGACTTTCCAGCTCTTTGACCATTTTACTCAATGTCGCATTCGGAATATCCAGCGAGTCTGCGGCGCGGGTAAAACTTTCCATCTCGACCACTCTGGCAAAGGCTTTTATTGCCTGTAACTGGTTCATCGATTTATCTCACCTCGTCCAATAGGATGACTATTATCTACCTGTGTGAATAATCATTTTCATTTTACACGATTTATCCAAAGTGTTTATCGGCCTATTGTGGATTCAAGCCCGAGACAACCCGCGCTGCTTTAAAAGCCGGAGCTCGGAAAGGCAAGATTAACCACTCATAAACATCATCTGGAGCACATCATGAATACACAACTGGCAGGTAAAATCGCATTGGTTACAGGCGGCAGCACAGGTATTGGTCTGGCAGCGGCTCAGCAACTGGCGGCACAGGGCGCACGCGTCTTTATCACCGGACGTCGTCAGGCAGAGCTGGACGCTGCGGTAGAGTCGATAGGTCAAGCCGCCACCGGCATTCGCGCCGATGCCTCGGTATTGACGGATCTGGATAATGTCTATGCCGAAATCGCCCGCAGCGCAGGCCATCTTGACATTCTCTTCGCCAATGCAGGCGGCGGCGATATGTTGCCACTGGGCGCGATTACCGAGGAGCATTTCGACCGCATCTTTGGCACCAACGTGCGCGGCGTGCTGTTTACGGTGCAAAAAGCCCTGCCGCTGCTGGTTGACGGCGCATCGGTCATCCTGACCTCATCGACGGTGTCGGTAATGGGTACCGCGAACTTCAGCGTTTACAGCG
It encodes:
- a CDS encoding CMD domain-containing protein — protein: MIDAIDKAAGLSPDDAIYKARRFRPEFVEGAELCRLSVLSPKDDQGLAPDLRTALALRMATLNADENLMQTYEAQLASLNPSSSLRELAKGSESLPQPLATLARHVDFVTLTPSQAEAADITRLEQAGFNNGQIVALSELIAYVNFETRVATGLRLLGLA
- a CDS encoding peroxidase-related enzyme (This protein belongs to a clade of uncharacterized proteins related to peroxidases such as the alkylhydroperoxidase AhpD.); translated protein: MIPLVTLKPLNWHPHIAPVSLDTARADQLEAMKVTPSNKKVSDYVRTLAHDPQSYVARTVLFNAIMYVEGGLNRADRELGALGASIINGCKYCAVVHARRHAQLTKSEKVVSALYFDKAETLAPRDAAIYRFARRLSVTPSVATKEDIAALRDVGMNDVEIIDLIHAISIFGWANRLMHVLGHADSEKS
- a CDS encoding amino acid ABC transporter ATP-binding protein, coding for MLELNNIKLSYGSTPILKGVNLSVKRGDVVSIIGPSGTGKTTLLRCINYLARPESGSITFDQINMDYRSADKRAIQAIRLRTAMVFQQFNVFKNMTVLQNVMDPLMVVQGKSRDEARKIAHEELERVGLSAKSDNYPSQLSGGQLQRTGIARALAVRPDVILFDEPTSSLDPELVGEVLKVIKDVTSSGITSLLVTHEMQFAKSVSNRIVFMDQGVVAAQGTPTEMFDTPANPRLAQFLNSEHAV
- a CDS encoding transporter substrate-binding domain-containing protein, with the protein product MHSIKSSLRRGFGLALLGGAALVMTAGTSFADTAVRTIKIATAAESKPLSWGAIGVEPQGYEPDVLKAINAKLPQYKFQMVGAADIAQETGLVTGKYDMATGGFYKAPARSKQFLIPDSPMGASLMKIYSRKDSNINGMKDLVGKNIVPVTAGGGVYKFVTQWQQDNPGDKVTIKASSAGIPYPDRLKEVQSGKYDALILPSNLGEQTVIDNQKLDIKASEPVSINNTYVLIHRSDENKALNDDINKALKELKDDGTLDKIAQKWFGEDVVRYMK
- a CDS encoding amino acid ABC transporter permease, encoding MIPELLSALPLTLAIMFVALIAGFCLALVATTFRVRRVPVISQIADLYVSYARSVPVVLQLFVAFYGLPMLADVLHVEDVFTATIASMVGLSLYHGGYLSEVMRPAYLAVERGQHDAADSMGYSFRQKLTRIVVPQALHIGLPGYGNSIIYLIHNVALVMYIGAADVMATAHLIMERDYNQYQFGTYLVLAVLYSLLCLIAWLIVRVFERRSAKYTSKTAQTKIKLTPSV
- a CDS encoding amino acid ABC transporter permease; amino-acid sequence: MFDLDVLLPDFWSILDAVPVTLAMALTIFIFSTLVGGLFAFIEHRRFPVLRQFVIGYKVVFKGVPMVVAIFLAYYGLPPALHFVASLFGIEVNGHSLPNWVIIIVALSACVAAFQAEVVKGALNSFDSGQSDAAHSLGYTQGQLFRRVLFPQIIVSAIPDLANAFMVIMKALSLAFAIEVVDIFAQAQLTAALNFYYLEAFIIAALFYMVIAYVVTKIADILEARLRVRT
- a CDS encoding LysR family transcriptional regulator is translated as MNQLQAIKAFARVVEMESFTRAADSLDIPNATLSKMVKELESHLGTRLLQRTTRRVTVTPEGQDYYDQTLRVITDLEDIDASLNAARSKPRGTLRINIGSSTATDILIPALPDFIARYPDIIVDLGVSDNHVDLIGNHVDCVIRGGKLDNSSLVARSIGNAEMITCASPAYLKNYGVPAYPEELNNGHRLVSYVTHHNSRAVPFKFMKNNTLSEMKSEHRLGVNESNAHLAAGLAGIGIIQTFSYCAAPGLQSGRLVEILRDWRPPVYPFHVVYPQNRHLTHRLRVFIDWLVASFPVQLNRVQSLK
- a CDS encoding SDR family NAD(P)-dependent oxidoreductase, whose protein sequence is MNTQLAGKIALVTGGSTGIGLAAAQQLAAQGARVFITGRRQAELDAAVESIGQAATGIRADASVLTDLDNVYAEIARSAGHLDILFANAGGGDMLPLGAITEEHFDRIFGTNVRGVLFTVQKALPLLVDGASVILTSSTVSVMGTANFSVYSASKAAVRNFARSWALDLKDRKIRVNVVSPGPVKTPGLGGLVEEGERQGLYDYLASQVPLGRLGDPAEIANVVAFLASDSSSFVNGIELFVDGGMAQI